The genomic stretch GCACGCCGATCTGACTCAGCATACCGACAGGCTTATCGATGCTATCCGGCAGCGGCAATCCGGTGAGGCTGTAGAACGTGCCGGACAGAATGCCGATGATCAGCGGGTTTTTCAGCACGCCGAGCGCGGTTTTGGTGAACCCCTGCATCGACAGCGAACCGTTGCGCGCCCATTCCACCGAGACGGTCACCAGCGTCCACAGAATCAGGCCGTTGAACACCAGCACCAACGCTACGGACGGAATCGCCTGCGGGCCGAGCATCAGGGTGGCGATCGGCAAACCGAGCATCACGTTGTTGGAGAAAATCCCGCTGAGCGAAAACACCGAGCCGGATACGCCATCCAGCCGAAACACCCGGCTGGCGACAATCCGGCCCAGCACAAACACGATGAGACAGCTGCCAAAGAAGGCGATCAGCAACCGGGCATCCACCGCCGGTCGTTTGGAGAAATCGCACATCATGCGGAACAGCATGGCAGGCAGCGCCACTGAAAATACGAATTTGGTCAGCGCATCGGTTACGGTCGACGGCCAGCGGCCGAAGCGAATCAGGCCATACCCCAGCGCAATCAGCACAAACAGCGGCAGTGAAAGAAAAATCTGGTGCCAGAGAGAAAGAATAAACGTGGGCATCGCCCTTCCTTAAAAAACGCGCGGCTCACCCAGGCGAAGGCTGATGGCTTATCACGACGGCCCAGCAATAGCCCCGTCGGGGGAACGGGCCGGACGCCCGAGGTCATACAGGATACGCCTGAAGAAACACGCCGGTTTATTGGCCGGCGTGGCGCGCTGTCGGGACAGACGACATTCAGCCGGCGTTAATTAAATTGTGGTCCAATCAAATCTATCCGGTCGGTACAGATACAGTCAACGCCCCACTGCAGCAGGATGCGAGCGCGATCCGGTTGATTAACGGTGTACACCAGAATACGCAACCCGGCGTCTTTCAGCAGCCTGATGCGCGCCTCATCCAGCAGTTGGTGATTAAGGTGGATCGACACGCAGCCCAGCCGTTCGGTCAGGATGCGCCAGTCGTCGTCCCACTCGTCCAGCAACAGCCCGCGCGGCAGCTCCGGCGCCGCCTGCTGCGCGGCCTCCAATGCCGCAACCGAAAACGACGACAGCAGCGGCGCGACCGGATGGTTCTGCCACAGTTCGCGCGCGGCCAGCGCCACCACGCGACCGGTCAATTCCTCGCAGCCGGTGGTCGGTTTGATCTCGATATTGGCCGCCAGACCGTACTGTGCGCAACGCTTCGCCACTTCCGACAACAGCGGCAGGCGTTCGCCGTGGAACTGGCGGCTGTACCAACTGCCGACGTCCAGCCCCACCAGCTTGTCCCACGGCAGCTCGCCCGCCACGCCCCAGCCGTTGCTGGTGCGTTCAAGCGTGTCGTCGTGCAACAGGAAAATCTGCCCGTCCTGCGACAGCTTGGCGTCAAACTCAATCATTTTGTGGCCGTGATGCGCGCCGACATCAATCGCCGCCAGCGTATTTTCCGGCGCCAGAGAGCCGCCGCCGCGGTGGGCGACGATAGCAGGATAAGGCCAGTTCGGGATCATGCTTCCATCCGTAATCCGCTTTGCGAATCAAATATATGCCAGGATGCGGCCGGCAGATTGAGCCACAGGGTTTCCCCCACCGCCGGACAATGCTCGTGCGACAGGCGCACCACGATATTCTGCCCCGCCCATTTGCCGTGCGCCAGATTATCCGCGCCCAGCAATTCCAGCGTCTCCACCACCAGCGGCACGCCGCCGGCGTCGGCGGTGGACTGCAAAATGTGCTCCGGGCGCATGCCAAGCGTGACGTCGCGCCCTTGCCATGCCGGTTTTGCGACCGGCAGCGGCAGCGAGAAATCCGCCGACAGCGCGACCCGGCTGCCGTCGGCGCTCACCTGTCCGGCCCACAGATTCATGGCGGGCGAGCCGATGAAGCTGGCGACAAACAGCGACGCCGGTTTGCGGTAAATCTCCGCCGGCGCGCCGATCTGCTCCGCCACGCCTTTGTTCATCACGATCACCCGGTGCGCCAGCGTCATCGCCTCCACCTGATCGTGGGTGACGTACAAGCTGGTGGTTTTCAGCCGTTTGTGCAGCTGTTGCAGTTCAAGGCGCATCTGCACCCGCAGCTTGGCGTCAAGGTTGGACAGCGGTTCATCAAACAGGAATACCGCCGGCTCGCGCACGATGGCGCGCCCCATCGCCACGCGCTGGCGCTGGCCGCCGGACAGCTCGCGCGGCTTGCGGTTGAGCAGCGGTTGCAGTTCCAGAATGCGCGCCGCTTCTTCCACCCGCTGGCGAATCTGCGCTTTGCCGAAACCGCGAATTTTCAGGCCGTACGCCATGTTGTCGTAAACGCTCATATGCGGATAGAGCGCGTAATTCTGGAACACCATCGCAATGCCGCGATCTTTCGGCTCTTTGTCGGTAACGCGTTCCTCACCGATGTAAATATCGCCGCTGGAGGTCTGCTCCAGACCCGCCACCATCCGCAGCAGCGTGGATTTGCCGCAGCCGGACGGGCCGACCATCACCACGAATTCGCCGTCCGCCACATCGAGATCGATCGGCTGAATCACCTGAGTCTTGCCGTCATAGGATTTGGTGACGGCCTGAAGTTTTAAACATGCCATAAGATTCTATTTCTCACTATCAACCAGACCGCGAACAAACCAGCGCTGCATCAGCAACACAATCAACAACGGCGGCAGCATGGTTATCAGCATCGCCGCCATCACCTGGTGCCAGGGCGTAGCGGTGTCGCCGGTGGCGATCATGCTCTGGATCCCGGCCACCGCGGTGCCCAAATGGGGGTCGTTGACGATCAGCAGCGGCCACAGATACTGGTTCCAGCCGTAGATAAAGGTGATGACAAACAGCGCCGCCAGATTGGTTTTGGATAACGGCAGCACCATGTCGAAGAAAAAGCGCATCGGGCTGGCGCCATCGATACGCGCCGCTTCCAGCAGTTCGTCCGGCAGCGTCATGAAGAACTGGCGGAACAGAAACGTGGCGGTGGCGGACGCCATCACCGGCAGCGTCAACCCGACATAGCTGTTGGTCATATGGAGATGGGAAATCACCTCGACCGTCGGGAAAATACGCACCTCCACCGGCAACATCAGGGTGGAGAAAATCATCCAGAAGAACAGGTTACGGCACGGAAAACGGAAATAGACGATGGCGAAAGCCGACAGCATCGAGACGCTGATTTTGCCGATGGTGATCGCCAGCGCCATCACGAAGCTGTTAAACAGCATCAGGCCGAACGGCGCGCTGTTGTTGTCGCCTACCCCGTGCCGCCAGATATCCGCCAGGTTTTCCCACAGGTGGCCGCCGGGCAGTAGCGACATCGGCACCTGGGACATCTGTTCCGAACTCATGCTCGCAGCGACAAACGCCACGTACAGCGGGAACAGCACCACCAGAATGGCGACCACCAGCATGGCGTGACTGAACATATCCAGCCCGCGACGATTCTCAATCATCCGGCTCCCTGTCATTGCAAACCTGCTCATTGATAGTTCACCTTACGCTCGACAAAGCGGAACTGAATCACCGTCAGCACGGTCACCACCAACATCAGTATCACCGACTGCGCCGCCGAACTGGAGAGATCAAGACCGGCGAACCCTTCGCGGTAAATCTTGTAGATCAAGGTAGTCGTGGCCTGCACCGGCCCACCGCCGGTGGCGGCGTCGATCACCGGGAAGGTGTCGAAGAAGGCGTAGGTCAGGTTGACCACCAGCAGGAAAAAACTCACCGGCGAAATCAGCGGCAGCACCAGATTGAAGAAACGGCGCACTGGCCCGGCGCCGTCAATCGCCGCCGCTTCAATCAGCGAGCGGGGAATGGACTGCAACGCCGCCAGGAAAAACAGGAAGTTGTAGCTAATCTGCTTCCATACCGAGGCCAGCACCACCAGAAACATCGCCTGACCGCTGTGCTGAGCGTGGTTCCAGTCGTAACCCCACTGGTGCAGCAGCCAGGTAATCAGCCCCAGACCGGGGTTGAACAGAAACATCCACAGCACCGCCGCCACCGCGGGCGCTACCGCATAAGGCAGAATCAGCAACGTCTGGTACAGGCGGCTAAAACGCAGGGTGTAATCCACCAGCGCGGCCAGAAACAGCGACACGATAAGCCCAGACGCCGCCACCAGAAAACTGAACAGCAACGTGGTGTAAAACGAGCCGAGGTAATAGCTGTCGTGAAACAGATTGGTGAAGTTGTCCAGCCCGACAAACTGACTGGAGAGGCCGAACGGGTCTACGCTCTGCACCGAGTACCAGAGCGCCTGCCCGGCGGGCCAGAGGAAAAAGATCACCGTGATGGCCAGCTGCGGCAGCACCAGCAGGTAAGGCAGCAGGCTGCGGCCAAAAACAGGACGGGAAGCAGTCATGCACAATGCTCTCAGAAAACAGGATTCTCAGAAAACCGGGTTCTCAGAAAAGGGTGGCCGAATCCCTTCGGCCCGGAATACGGTTACTTGTTCGCTTGTTCGAAGCGGCGCAGCAGCGCGTTGCCGCGTTCCACAGCGGCATCCAGCGCCTGCTGCGGGGTTTTCTTACCCGTCCAGACGCTTTCCAGCTCTTCGTCCACGATAGTGCGAATCTGCGGCATATTGCCCAGACGCAGCCCCTTGGTGAACGGCAGCGGTTCCTTGTTCAGCATCTGACGGGTGGCGATGTCGGCGCCGGGGTTCTTGTCATAAAAACCCTGCTGCTTGGTCAGCTCGTAAGCGGCGGTGGTGATCGGCAGATAGCCGGTCTTCTGGTGCCACTCGGCGGCGATTTCCGGCGTCGACAGGAACTGCATGAACTCAGCCACGCCTTTGTAGGTGGCGGCGTCTTTGCCGTTCATCACCCACAGGCTGGCGCCGCCGATAATGGCGTTCTGCGGCGCGCCTTTCACGTCGGCGTCATACGGCATCATAGCCACGCCGTAGTTGAATTTGGCGTACTGACGAATATTGGCCAGCGAACCGGACGACGCGGTGGTCATGGCGCAATCGCCGTTGTAGAACTTCTCGGTCGGCTCGTCTTTGCGGCCGTAGTAGGTGAAGTCCCCTTTCTTGTTCATGTCTTCCAGCATCTGGATGTGTTTGACCTGAACCGGCTTGTTGAACTCCAGCACCGCATCAAGACCGTCGAAGCCGTTGTTTTTGGTGGCGATCGGCAGGCCGTGCCAGGCGCTGAAGTTCTCAATCTGAATCCAGCCCTGCCAGCCGCTGGCGTAGCCGCATTTCATGCCGGACGCGCGCAGTTTGGCGGTGTACTCAGCCATCTGCTGCCAGGTTTTCGGCGGCTGTTCCGGGTCCAGACCCGCTTTTTTGAAGGCGTCTTTGTTGTAGTACAGCACCGGGGTGGAGCTGTTGAACGGCTGAGACAGCAGGTGTCCGGTTTTGGAATCGGAGTAATAACCGGAGACGGTCGGCACGAAGATTTTCTCGTCGTACGGCACGCCGGCATCTTTGAACACCTGATACACCGGCTTGACCGCCTTGCTGGCCATCATGGTGGCGGTGCCCACTTCGTACACCTGCAGGATAGCCGGCGCATTGCCGCTGCGGAACGCGGCGATACCGGCCGCCAGGCTCTGCTCGTAGTTGCCTTTATACACCGGCACGATTTTGACGTCGCTGTGCGTCTGGTTAAAACGGTCAGCCAGAGAATTAACGGTTTTACCCAGTTCTCCTTCCATCGAATGCCAGAACGGGATTTCGGTAACAGCCTGCGCTTGTGCGCTGGCGGCTAACGCCATAATGACAACGGCGGCGGTTTTACGGATAGCGTGCTGAAACATGCTGTCTCCTGAGATCATGTGGGTGCTGATCATTGCGGATGCTGATAATTGTTGGCGCCATGAGCGAAAAAGCGCGTTTTATGTTCGGCTGTAACATGACACGCCCGGATGACAGAAAAATAACTGCATCATGACAACCGGATGACAAGTGCATACGATTGCAGCGGGGAGAAAAACCGGCAGTAAACCGATACGACAGGTGATTATTTTTTATAAAATAATCATGACATTATAAAAAACAACCTTACGCCAGGATGATGGGCAGGAACGCCCACAAGAATACGGACTGCGCATCAACGCCGCACCCGATGGCATTTTATTTCCCGCGGTCGGTCAGCGTCGCTTCGCTAAATCCGTTAATAGAGCAATCCCCAGATAGTTACTCCAGTTAAAAGCGTTTTGCAGGACGACAATTGCGTTGCCATTTTGCTTATCAAAGCCGATAAAACTGGAATACCCGCCGATTATCCCAGCGCCGCACCTCTCGCCGGAGCCGCTTACCATCGCGAGCCAATCACGGCGACGCATTATCCGGCTATCGTCATCGACACACCCTTGCGGTAAAAACGCGATCGGAATTGCAGAAATACCACCGGAAATTATTCTTTTGATACTTTATTTGAAAAGTTTATATATTGCATTCGACAAACCAATCTCTATTCCTTACTCTTATTAACCAATAAGCTCCACTATAAACTTCAATTCCAGTTACTTTCTTATATTAATTATTGGAGTTAAAGATTCTTGTTATCGATTTTTATAAGACCATTACCTCTCTATCTATTTAAAAAGCAATCGTAATAAACAGGAGATCTGTCGGCTGACCCACAAAAATTATTCACATGAAATAGAACTAACCCAAATTATACACACATAGAGCTATTTCCATTTTACCTCCTGGACGAGGTCCCGAATAAACGCATGGAATACACGACGTAAGGATATCTATGAACGCGCTGAAAAAAATAAAACTGGGCACCATGTTGAGTGCCGGATTCGCTCTCGTCATCGTGATTGGTCTGCTGGTAGCGACATTTGGCCGAACCCAACTGGCGGGGCTGGGGGACGACATCGATCACCTCTCCTCCACCACACTCACCAACATGATGCTGATTCAGGAAGCCAAAACCGGCTTCGACACCAATTCCCGTCTGGTGCGTAATATTGCGCTCAGTAACGATCCTGAACGCATCGCGCGCGAGAAGCAGCTGATCGACCGGCAAATCGCCCGCAACACCGAGGTGCTTAAACAGTTATCGGAACGGCTTGATACACCGGAAACCCGTGATCAGCTTAACCAGTTGACGCAGGCGCGCCCCGCTTACCTGCAGGCATTCAATAATGCGGTGCAATTGGGTATTTCCGGCCAGCCAGAGCAGCGCGATCAGGCCCGTGAACTGATTCTCAACGACATGCAGACCGCCCAGAACGGCGTCTTCCGGGCGCTGGACAACATGCTCGACTTCCAGAAAAAAATCACCATGAACGTGGTGGCGGATTCCATGCAAAACGCCCGTTCAGACGGCACGGTAATGCTGGCGCTGGCGCTGGCCGCCGCGGTGCTCGGCGCGCTGACCGCCTGGCTGATCACCCGCACCGTCAAAGGCCAGCTGGGCGGCGAGCCGATTTACGCCGCGGCGGTTGCCCAGCAAATCGCCGACGGCAATCTGGCCTTTAATGTCGAACTGCGCGCGGGCGACAATCACAGCGTACTGGCAGCCATGAACGACATGCGGGAAAAACTGGGGCAGATCGTCACCCAGGTACGCCAGAGCAGCGAATCCATCGCCACCGGCGCCAGCGAAATCGCCGCTGGCAGCACCGACCTGAGCCAGCGCACCGAAGAACAGGCCGCCAGCCTGCAACAAACCGCCGCCTCTATGGAGCAGATGAGCCAGACCATCCGCCAGAACGGCGATACCGTGCGCACCGCCACCAAACTGGCGCAATCGGCCAGTTCAACCGCCGCCAAAGGCGGTGAGGCCGTCAACAATATCGTCCGCACGATGGAAAACATTTCCGTCAGCTCGCACAAAATCGGCGACATTATCAGCGTCATCGACGGCATTGCCTTCCAGACCAACATTCTGGCGCTCAACGCCGCGGTGGAAGCCGCCCGCGCCGGCGAGCAGGGCCGCGGCTTTGCCGTGGTGGCGGGCGAGGTGAGAAATCTGGCCCAACGCTCCGCTTCCGCCGCCAAGGAAATCAAGGAGTTGATCACCGCCAGCGTCGAAACGGTGGAAGCCGGTTCAACGCTGGTGGGCGAAGCCGGGTCCACCATCGACGAACTGGTGAAACAGGCGCGCCACGTGGCGGATTTGATTGGCGAAATCGGCGTGACCACTCACGAGCAGGAATCCGGTATTTCGCAGATTAACGATGCGGTTAACCAGCTCGATCAGGTCACCCAGCAGAACGCGTCTCTGGTGGAAGAGTCGGCCAGCGCCGCCGACAGCCTGAGCGATCAGGCCGCGCGGCTGGTGGAACTGATGAGCATATTCACTATTCAGAATGCGTTTAACAGCCAGAGCGACTTGCTGCAAAAACCGGGAACCGGGTTGAAAAAACCAACGCCATCCAAACTGGCGCTGGCGAGCAACGCCGGCAACAGCAACTGGGAACAGTTCTGAGTTTACCTTTCCCCTGACCGCCGCCGTTACGGTGGCGGTTTCTTTCGAATTTAGCCCCTGACGACCGAAGTCTTCACACCAAAAAGGTCAATAAAGCGACCAGCACCCCGGCAGCATGAAAGATGGTGGGTATAGCGAATATCTATTACTCAACCAGTGCCATTTTGGTTATTTATATCCTGACCTTACCAGCCACGACGCCACACAGCCGCCGACAGCCTTCAGGCCTAACGAAGCGTCGCCGCGGCGCATAACAATATCAGCGTTTTATTGTTCTTTTTTGCTATGCATTGATCCGCCATGCCATTGGCGCTGTTACCTCAACCGCTCAGGGGGGACGCATGACTACATTCAGTAATACCGGCTTCAGGAATATCAGCTTCAAAAACATCAGGCTTTCCACCCGGCTCAACTCGGGTTTTGCGTGGGTGATCGTAATCGGTTTTCTTATTGCGTTATTCGGTCAATTCCAGCTACGAAAACTGAGCACCGACATGCAGTTGCTGTCGAAATCACACATGGTGACGTTGCTGCAGTTGGAAAGAATAAAAGACCACCTCAATGATGCCGCCCGCCGGGTACGCAACATCGCGCTCCTGAATGACAAAACGCAGCGAGAGCAGGAAAAACAGCGGCTGGATGAAACCAACGCCAGCATGACGAAGCTGGTCGGGCAAATCGTACAGGCCGCTGACGACCCTGACATGCAGCGAGGGCTGCAACAGCTCGACCAGTTTCGTCCCGCCTATAGCGAAGCGATGAACAACGCGGTGGAAGCGGGTATGGCGGGGCATCCGGTGCAAGCGCGCAATATTATTGTCGCCGACCTGCAAAAAGCGCAGGAAGGAATTTTCACCACGCTGGATAAAATGATCGACGACCAGTCCTCGCTAACCTTGTCGATGGCCAACGACGCCGAGCGGCAGGCCAATCAGGCGGGGTTGCTGATGCTGGCGCTGGCGTTGGCAGGCTGCGTTATCGGCGGCGCCACCGCCTGGTATTTGAGCCGCTACATCCGGCGCCAGCTGGGCGGCGAACCCCAGTACGCCGCCCGCATCGCCCAGGAAGTCGCACAGGGAAATCTGGCGGTCAGCGTAGACCTCGCCCGCCACGACCAACAGAGCCTGCTGGCTTCGATGCATGCCATGTGCGACAGTCTCGGCCGCATCGTCGGCCAGGTGCGTCAGAGCAGCGAATCCATCGCCACCGGTTCGCAGCAGATAGCGATGGGCAACGCCGACCTCAGCCAGCGCACCGAAGAGCAGGCCGCCAGCCTGCAACAAACCGCCGCCTCGATGGAGCAAATCAGCCAGACCATCCGTCAGAACGGCGAAACCGTGCGTGAGGCCGCCCAGCTCGCCACCACCGCCAGCGACACCGCCGCCAAAGGCAGCGACGTCGTGGGTAACGTTATCCGCACTATGGACGACATTACCGCCAGCTCGCGCAAAATCGGCGACATTATCAGCGTCATTGACGGCATCGCTTTCCAGACCAATATCCTGGCGCTTAACGCCGCGGTGGAAGCCGCACGCGCCGGCGAGCAGGGCCGCGGCTTTGCGGTAGTGGCCGGCGAGGTACGCTCGCTGGCGCAGCGCTCCGCCTCCGCCGCCCGGGAAATCAAAGAGCTGATTACCGAGAGCATGGAAAAAGTGGAAAGCGGCTCGCAACAGGTTGGTCACGCCGGCACCACCATGGACGATATCGTGACGCAGGCGCGTCGCGTCGCCGATCTGATCAGAGAAATCGGCGCCACGACCACCGAACAGGAATCCGGCATCGGCCAGATTAATCAGGCGGTCAACCAGCTCGATCAGGTCACCCAGCAGAACGCCGCGCTGGTGGAGCAGTCCGCCAGCGCCGCCGACAGCCTGAGCGATCAGGCCCGCCATCTGGTGGAACTGGTACAGGTATTTGCGATCCGCGGCAGCGAAATCGCAGCGCCGCCGCACGTAATCAACCGCCCTGCGCCCCGGCTAAAACCGGCGGCATCACTGGCAACGGTTAATAACAGTGGCTGGGAAGCATTCTGAACCATCAGGCCATGACCCGTATATATTTCGGGACATGGCCTAAATAGCCACACAAAAAATATTGTTTTAATAATTGCGAATAAATGTCATTGGCGAATCTCAAAAAGGATTGTTTTTTATATCACCATAACTTTTTATATCACTACAAAATGCAGGCCTTTAATTGGGGATTTATTTTTTTGTAACTTCCACTAAAAAATTGCTTCTAATTACGTTAATAAAAAAGTCATTGAGTAATAAGAAAAACTTTTATCACGATTTATCGACAAACGCATAAAAACCCTCCATACTGCAATTTGTTCAGGAAGAGCATTCATTTCAGGTATTAAAAATACCCGAAGATAACTTTTATACATTTCTTATCTTGATTAGAATTATTAATCAATTAGTAAATTAACGGTTTAATACACACCTGCAGGCCAGCCTTTCCCTGACGAAGAATTTTCGCCAACGGTCTTGTTATTGCCTGAAACACGCTACGGAAGCCAATATCTATACCCCAAATTAATTCGAGTTGCAGGAAAAGGCAGAGTTGAGCGCGGCTTACCGCAGCCCCGAAGAGGCGAGGCCATGAACATGAATAGGCCGCTAACCCAGCCAATGTGCCTGCAACGTGAAGAATGATGGGTATATCAGGGATAAAAATAAATCTTATATAAATAAGGTGACGCTATGCGTTTTTTTAAAGACATGAAACTCGGATCCATGTTA from Dickeya fangzhongdai encodes the following:
- a CDS encoding AEC family transporter: MPTFILSLWHQIFLSLPLFVLIALGYGLIRFGRWPSTVTDALTKFVFSVALPAMLFRMMCDFSKRPAVDARLLIAFFGSCLIVFVLGRIVASRVFRLDGVSGSVFSLSGIFSNNVMLGLPIATLMLGPQAIPSVALVLVFNGLILWTLVTVSVEWARNGSLSMQGFTKTALGVLKNPLIIGILSGTFYSLTGLPLPDSIDKPVGMLSQIGVPLSLVALGMGLAEYRIRDGWQISVAICLIKLVVQPLVVWVLAVALGLPEMETRVVVLLGSMAVGVNIYLMSRQFNVLGGPVAASLLMSTALAGITTPLILTLMGVRV
- the ugpQ gene encoding glycerophosphodiester phosphodiesterase, giving the protein MIPNWPYPAIVAHRGGGSLAPENTLAAIDVGAHHGHKMIEFDAKLSQDGQIFLLHDDTLERTSNGWGVAGELPWDKLVGLDVGSWYSRQFHGERLPLLSEVAKRCAQYGLAANIEIKPTTGCEELTGRVVALAARELWQNHPVAPLLSSFSVAALEAAQQAAPELPRGLLLDEWDDDWRILTERLGCVSIHLNHQLLDEARIRLLKDAGLRILVYTVNQPDRARILLQWGVDCICTDRIDLIGPQFN
- a CDS encoding sn-glycerol-3-phosphate import ATP-binding protein UgpC, producing the protein MACLKLQAVTKSYDGKTQVIQPIDLDVADGEFVVMVGPSGCGKSTLLRMVAGLEQTSSGDIYIGEERVTDKEPKDRGIAMVFQNYALYPHMSVYDNMAYGLKIRGFGKAQIRQRVEEAARILELQPLLNRKPRELSGGQRQRVAMGRAIVREPAVFLFDEPLSNLDAKLRVQMRLELQQLHKRLKTTSLYVTHDQVEAMTLAHRVIVMNKGVAEQIGAPAEIYRKPASLFVASFIGSPAMNLWAGQVSADGSRVALSADFSLPLPVAKPAWQGRDVTLGMRPEHILQSTADAGGVPLVVETLELLGADNLAHGKWAGQNIVVRLSHEHCPAVGETLWLNLPAASWHIFDSQSGLRMEA
- the ugpE gene encoding sn-glycerol-3-phosphate ABC transporter permease UgpE; the encoded protein is MIENRRGLDMFSHAMLVVAILVVLFPLYVAFVAASMSSEQMSQVPMSLLPGGHLWENLADIWRHGVGDNNSAPFGLMLFNSFVMALAITIGKISVSMLSAFAIVYFRFPCRNLFFWMIFSTLMLPVEVRIFPTVEVISHLHMTNSYVGLTLPVMASATATFLFRQFFMTLPDELLEAARIDGASPMRFFFDMVLPLSKTNLAALFVITFIYGWNQYLWPLLIVNDPHLGTAVAGIQSMIATGDTATPWHQVMAAMLITMLPPLLIVLLMQRWFVRGLVDSEK
- the ugpA gene encoding sn-glycerol-3-phosphate ABC transporter permease UgpA, whose product is MTASRPVFGRSLLPYLLVLPQLAITVIFFLWPAGQALWYSVQSVDPFGLSSQFVGLDNFTNLFHDSYYLGSFYTTLLFSFLVAASGLIVSLFLAALVDYTLRFSRLYQTLLILPYAVAPAVAAVLWMFLFNPGLGLITWLLHQWGYDWNHAQHSGQAMFLVVLASVWKQISYNFLFFLAALQSIPRSLIEAAAIDGAGPVRRFFNLVLPLISPVSFFLLVVNLTYAFFDTFPVIDAATGGGPVQATTTLIYKIYREGFAGLDLSSSAAQSVILMLVVTVLTVIQFRFVERKVNYQ
- the ugpB gene encoding sn-glycerol-3-phosphate ABC transporter substrate-binding protein UgpB, producing MFQHAIRKTAAVVIMALAASAQAQAVTEIPFWHSMEGELGKTVNSLADRFNQTHSDVKIVPVYKGNYEQSLAAGIAAFRSGNAPAILQVYEVGTATMMASKAVKPVYQVFKDAGVPYDEKIFVPTVSGYYSDSKTGHLLSQPFNSSTPVLYYNKDAFKKAGLDPEQPPKTWQQMAEYTAKLRASGMKCGYASGWQGWIQIENFSAWHGLPIATKNNGFDGLDAVLEFNKPVQVKHIQMLEDMNKKGDFTYYGRKDEPTEKFYNGDCAMTTASSGSLANIRQYAKFNYGVAMMPYDADVKGAPQNAIIGGASLWVMNGKDAATYKGVAEFMQFLSTPEIAAEWHQKTGYLPITTAAYELTKQQGFYDKNPGADIATRQMLNKEPLPFTKGLRLGNMPQIRTIVDEELESVWTGKKTPQQALDAAVERGNALLRRFEQANK
- a CDS encoding methyl-accepting chemotaxis protein codes for the protein MNALKKIKLGTMLSAGFALVIVIGLLVATFGRTQLAGLGDDIDHLSSTTLTNMMLIQEAKTGFDTNSRLVRNIALSNDPERIAREKQLIDRQIARNTEVLKQLSERLDTPETRDQLNQLTQARPAYLQAFNNAVQLGISGQPEQRDQARELILNDMQTAQNGVFRALDNMLDFQKKITMNVVADSMQNARSDGTVMLALALAAAVLGALTAWLITRTVKGQLGGEPIYAAAVAQQIADGNLAFNVELRAGDNHSVLAAMNDMREKLGQIVTQVRQSSESIATGASEIAAGSTDLSQRTEEQAASLQQTAASMEQMSQTIRQNGDTVRTATKLAQSASSTAAKGGEAVNNIVRTMENISVSSHKIGDIISVIDGIAFQTNILALNAAVEAARAGEQGRGFAVVAGEVRNLAQRSASAAKEIKELITASVETVEAGSTLVGEAGSTIDELVKQARHVADLIGEIGVTTHEQESGISQINDAVNQLDQVTQQNASLVEESASAADSLSDQAARLVELMSIFTIQNAFNSQSDLLQKPGTGLKKPTPSKLALASNAGNSNWEQF
- a CDS encoding methyl-accepting chemotaxis protein, with amino-acid sequence MTTFSNTGFRNISFKNIRLSTRLNSGFAWVIVIGFLIALFGQFQLRKLSTDMQLLSKSHMVTLLQLERIKDHLNDAARRVRNIALLNDKTQREQEKQRLDETNASMTKLVGQIVQAADDPDMQRGLQQLDQFRPAYSEAMNNAVEAGMAGHPVQARNIIVADLQKAQEGIFTTLDKMIDDQSSLTLSMANDAERQANQAGLLMLALALAGCVIGGATAWYLSRYIRRQLGGEPQYAARIAQEVAQGNLAVSVDLARHDQQSLLASMHAMCDSLGRIVGQVRQSSESIATGSQQIAMGNADLSQRTEEQAASLQQTAASMEQISQTIRQNGETVREAAQLATTASDTAAKGSDVVGNVIRTMDDITASSRKIGDIISVIDGIAFQTNILALNAAVEAARAGEQGRGFAVVAGEVRSLAQRSASAAREIKELITESMEKVESGSQQVGHAGTTMDDIVTQARRVADLIREIGATTTEQESGIGQINQAVNQLDQVTQQNAALVEQSASAADSLSDQARHLVELVQVFAIRGSEIAAPPHVINRPAPRLKPAASLATVNNSGWEAF